A single Cryomorphaceae bacterium DNA region contains:
- a CDS encoding 4a-hydroxytetrahydrobiopterin dehydratase — protein sequence MWSEENDQLVRHFTFGDFVEALAFINRVGELAETHHHHPEITNVYNRVTLKLSTHDAGNVVTEKDRALAAAIDAL from the coding sequence ATGTGGTCTGAGGAAAATGATCAGCTCGTTCGCCACTTTACCTTCGGTGATTTTGTAGAGGCCTTAGCCTTCATCAACCGCGTGGGAGAACTGGCCGAGACCCATCACCACCATCCCGAAATCACCAACGTGTACAACCGAGTGACCCTCAAACTTTCCACGCACGACGCGGGAAACGTGGTAACCGAAAAGGACCGCGCCCTCGCCGCTGCAATTGACGCCCTCTAA
- a CDS encoding M42 family metallopeptidase yields MIDALNIDLLSEVCMTPGAPGYESRIRDLVLRELEGHADEVRIDNMGNVVAVRKGRDSSKKWMVTAHMDEIGFIVTHIDDRGFVRFHTLGGFDPKTLTAQRVIVHGRKDLLGVMGSKPIHVMSPEERNKVTKIKDHFIDLGLPKEEVEKHVRIGDTITRERDLVELGDNVCCKSIDNRVSVYMLLETMKNVQNPAHDLYGVFTVQEEVGLRGAHVSAHDVEPDFGINLDTTVAYDLPGAGAHERITSMGAGAGVKVMDSGTICDYRMVDYLRGLAEKHEINHQMEVLTAGGTDTAGVQRMTPGGSIAGAISIPTRYLHQVIEMASKQDILDSLSLLKVAIEGLDEYDWSF; encoded by the coding sequence ATGATCGACGCTTTGAACATCGACTTGCTTTCAGAAGTCTGCATGACTCCTGGAGCTCCGGGATACGAATCGCGCATTCGGGACTTAGTCTTGCGTGAATTGGAAGGACATGCGGATGAAGTGCGCATCGACAATATGGGCAATGTAGTGGCCGTAAGAAAGGGCCGCGATAGCAGCAAAAAGTGGATGGTGACCGCTCACATGGATGAGATTGGTTTCATCGTGACCCATATTGACGATCGTGGCTTTGTGCGCTTTCACACCTTGGGCGGGTTCGACCCCAAGACGCTGACGGCACAGCGGGTCATTGTCCACGGACGCAAAGACCTGTTGGGTGTGATGGGCAGCAAGCCCATTCACGTCATGAGTCCAGAAGAGCGCAATAAAGTCACCAAAATCAAGGACCACTTCATCGACCTCGGATTACCTAAAGAAGAAGTGGAAAAGCACGTCCGTATTGGAGACACCATTACCCGTGAGCGCGACTTGGTGGAATTGGGAGATAATGTCTGCTGCAAATCCATCGACAACCGTGTGAGCGTCTACATGCTCCTGGAGACCATGAAAAACGTTCAGAACCCAGCGCATGACCTCTATGGAGTATTTACGGTCCAAGAAGAAGTAGGCCTTCGCGGGGCACATGTGAGCGCGCATGATGTAGAGCCTGATTTTGGGATCAACCTCGACACCACCGTCGCTTATGACTTACCGGGTGCAGGAGCTCACGAACGAATTACGTCGATGGGTGCCGGTGCCGGTGTGAAGGTCATGGATTCCGGAACCATTTGTGACTATCGGATGGTGGATTACTTGCGCGGACTCGCTGAGAAGCACGAAATCAACCATCAAATGGAAGTGCTTACCGCTGGCGGAACCGATACGGCAGGTGTTCAGCGCATGACTCCGGGCGGTTCGATTGCCGGTGCCATCAGCATTCCAACGCGTTACCTGCATCAAGTCATTGAGATGGCCAGCAAGCAGGATATATTGGACTCATTGAGCTTATTGAAGGTCGCTATTGAAGGCTTGGACGAATACGACTGGTCCTTCTGA
- the pyk gene encoding pyruvate kinase: MITKCKVVATLGPATSDREVMRNMILAGVNVFRINFSHASHEVAKKNVDQIRSLNEEMGTNVAVLADLQGPKLRVGVVKEGTVVNPGDELVMTTKETEGDATKVFMTYQKFPQDVKPGERILLDDGKLVFETVSTNGIDEVRVKVIQGGPLKSKKGVNLPNTAISLPCLTEKDLEDLDYALELDVEWVAISFVRQAQDVVELKQIIENHGSHAKVISKIEKPGAVADITRIIKETDALMVARGDLGVEIPMQGVPLIQKMITEKARAQSKPVIIATQMMESMIDGLTPTRAEVNDVANSVLDGADAMMLSGETSVGKYPVDVIKNMKKIIAHVEESSQIAREEYPPFDHSDERYVSDSICYNASRIADQIGAKAVLTNTHSGYTAFKISSHRPRTNIYVFTQNRRILNTLSLLWGVQGFYYNEYHSTDETFKDIKGIIVDKGLAREGDMLIKIASMPIEDRGMTNMLKISTV, from the coding sequence ATGATTACAAAGTGCAAGGTCGTTGCCACATTGGGACCGGCTACATCGGACCGTGAGGTCATGCGCAATATGATATTAGCGGGCGTAAACGTGTTCCGCATCAATTTCTCCCACGCCAGCCATGAAGTGGCGAAGAAAAACGTGGATCAGATTCGTTCTTTGAATGAGGAGATGGGAACCAATGTTGCCGTTTTGGCCGACCTTCAGGGACCGAAGCTTCGCGTCGGAGTGGTCAAAGAAGGAACGGTTGTTAATCCAGGCGATGAATTGGTGATGACCACCAAGGAGACGGAAGGTGATGCGACCAAGGTATTCATGACTTATCAGAAGTTTCCCCAGGATGTAAAGCCCGGCGAGCGCATCTTGTTGGATGACGGAAAGCTCGTCTTTGAAACGGTTTCGACCAATGGAATCGATGAGGTTCGGGTCAAGGTGATTCAAGGTGGACCATTGAAGTCCAAGAAAGGGGTGAATCTTCCCAACACGGCGATATCCCTGCCTTGCCTTACCGAGAAAGATTTGGAGGATCTAGACTACGCCTTGGAACTCGACGTGGAATGGGTGGCGATTAGCTTCGTTCGCCAAGCTCAAGATGTTGTTGAGCTCAAGCAGATCATTGAGAACCACGGCAGCCACGCTAAGGTGATCTCGAAAATCGAGAAGCCAGGGGCCGTTGCCGATATTACGCGGATCATCAAAGAAACGGATGCCTTGATGGTTGCCCGTGGAGATTTGGGTGTAGAGATTCCCATGCAGGGTGTACCTCTGATTCAAAAAATGATCACCGAAAAGGCGCGTGCTCAAAGTAAGCCGGTCATCATTGCCACCCAGATGATGGAGAGCATGATCGACGGACTCACGCCGACGCGCGCTGAGGTAAATGACGTTGCGAACTCCGTACTGGACGGAGCGGACGCCATGATGCTTTCTGGAGAAACGTCTGTGGGGAAATACCCGGTAGACGTGATCAAGAATATGAAGAAGATCATCGCTCACGTGGAAGAGTCAAGCCAAATTGCTCGCGAAGAATACCCTCCCTTTGATCACAGCGATGAGCGCTATGTCAGCGACAGTATTTGCTACAACGCCAGCCGAATTGCGGATCAAATTGGCGCCAAGGCCGTCTTGACCAATACACATTCCGGCTATACGGCCTTCAAGATTTCGAGCCACCGACCGCGCACGAATATCTACGTCTTCACCCAGAACAGACGTATTTTGAATACCCTCAGTCTCTTGTGGGGTGTGCAAGGCTTCTACTACAATGAGTACCACAGTACCGATGAAACGTTTAAGGACATTAAAGGCATCATCGTCGACAAAGGACTCGCTAGAGAAGGAGACATGCTCATCAAGATTGCCAGTATGCCGATTGAAGACCGAGGGATGACCAACATGTTGAAAATTAGCACGGTATGA
- a CDS encoding IPExxxVDY family protein, producing MAAAKLTLELDYDFDFYLLGIRSDLSDYRLAYGLNGHLEIQLKRSEHNLELEAGKGESPIEFTIYEFEEPEMDRDWFLVSNRGSQLIQTQDQGLFSGQDETYRTDFLLPELKTFDYLLVVHGLLGHQQEERLQKMVREVTGIQAQKDVDPEHLRHRDRLLFLDQ from the coding sequence ATGGCTGCGGCGAAACTCACCCTAGAGCTCGACTACGATTTTGACTTCTATTTGTTGGGCATTCGCAGCGACCTTAGTGACTACCGCTTGGCCTATGGCTTAAACGGCCACTTGGAGATCCAACTGAAACGAAGCGAACACAACCTTGAATTGGAAGCCGGAAAAGGAGAATCTCCCATTGAGTTCACCATCTATGAATTTGAAGAACCCGAGATGGATCGGGATTGGTTCTTGGTTTCGAACCGGGGCAGTCAATTGATCCAAACCCAAGATCAAGGCCTGTTCTCGGGACAGGATGAAACGTACCGGACGGACTTTCTGCTCCCAGAACTCAAGACCTTTGACTACTTATTGGTGGTCCATGGCTTGCTCGGACATCAGCAAGAAGAGCGACTCCAGAAAATGGTCCGAGAGGTCACAGGGATTCAAGCCCAAAAGGACGTAGATCCCGAACATTTGAGGCATCGAGACCGCTTATTATTTCTCGACCAATAG
- the rnc gene encoding ribonuclease III: MKLWNIFKKNPRLEEDGVFFGQLQNVLGFAPKDLSLYRQAFSHSSYVRGKSEDHNERMEYLGDAILDAVVSDYLYHKYPDEDEGFLTQNRSKIVSRKSLNYFARELHLEPMILEKLDESQRSRHLLGNVMEALLGAIYLDKGYDTVNRFIRERMIARFVDEEELHESILSYRSVIHEWAQKTRAELDFQMEDATGPSHDRTYRSILKIDGKLVSRGSGSSKKSAKEQAAREAIEKLGIQV; this comes from the coding sequence ATGAAGCTTTGGAACATATTTAAAAAGAATCCCCGTCTTGAAGAAGATGGGGTTTTTTTTGGTCAGCTCCAGAATGTGCTAGGCTTCGCTCCAAAAGACCTATCCCTTTACCGACAGGCCTTTTCCCACAGCTCGTATGTGCGCGGGAAAAGTGAGGACCACAATGAACGTATGGAATACTTGGGCGACGCCATCTTGGACGCCGTAGTATCCGATTACCTCTACCACAAGTACCCCGATGAAGACGAGGGTTTCTTAACCCAAAACCGATCCAAGATCGTCAGCAGGAAGAGCCTGAATTACTTTGCTCGTGAGCTTCATCTAGAACCCATGATCCTCGAGAAGCTCGACGAAAGTCAACGTTCGAGGCATCTTTTGGGCAATGTCATGGAAGCCTTGTTGGGCGCCATTTACTTGGACAAGGGTTATGATACGGTGAACCGGTTTATTCGCGAGCGCATGATTGCGCGCTTTGTGGATGAAGAAGAACTCCACGAGAGCATCTTAAGCTACCGAAGTGTGATTCATGAATGGGCGCAAAAGACGCGCGCAGAGCTCGATTTTCAGATGGAGGACGCCACTGGCCCAAGTCACGACAGAACGTACCGGAGCATCCTTAAAATCGACGGCAAATTGGTCAGTCGCGGATCGGGCTCGAGCAAAAAGTCAGCCAAGGAGCAGGCCGCTAGAGAGGCCATTGAGAAACTGGGGATACAGGTCTAA